A genomic stretch from Setaria viridis chromosome 1, Setaria_viridis_v4.0, whole genome shotgun sequence includes:
- the LOC117837934 gene encoding LOW QUALITY PROTEIN: ABC transporter G family member 28 (The sequence of the model RefSeq protein was modified relative to this genomic sequence to represent the inferred CDS: inserted 1 base in 1 codon): protein MAWVAAMHLLLLSSAAAAARASIAFAIYMPPRLSLEEASAGGDYDEDGAAGGEGDKGAQAIVGSPIVAGAMNRRLKALTSSFARTIGKKLDYCIKDTETEWNAAFDFSKDTAFLTNCMKETKGDLQQRICTAAEMRFYFESLLDSGDNGEMNYVRPNLNCNLSSWIDGCEPGWACRAGDDQKIDLQNSKDIPYRALKCQSCCPGFFCPHGLTCMIPCPLGAYCPRSDLNVSTGICDPYNYQPPPGNPNHTCGAADIWADVVTTDDIFCPPGFYCPSTIQKLPCSSGFYCRKGSTSQTRCYKKSSCPPNSATQDITIFGALLVVASCLVLVIIYNFSGQILTNREKRQAKSREAAARHARETAQARERWKSAKDVAKKAGVGLQSQLSRTFSRNKKPGQAQPGPSKVGDAGGKKNNLTDMIRSLEDNPESDEGFNVEVGDKALKKPTGKQMHTRSQIFKYAYGQIEKEKAMQQENHNMTFSGVISMAKDHDVSTRPAIEIAFKDLTLTLKGSKKKLLRSVTGKLSPGRVAAVMGPSGAGKTTFLSAIAGKATGCETSGLVLINGKIEPIRGYKKIIGFVPQDDIVHGNLTVEENIWFNARCRLSEDMSKADKVLVVERVIESLGLQAIRDSLVGTVEQRGISGGQRKRVNVGLEMVMEPSVLILDEPTSGLDSASSLLLLRALRREALEGVNISMVVHQPSYTLYRMFDDLILLAKGGMTVYHGPVKKVEEYFSGLGIVVPERVNPPDYYIDILEGIVKPNLNPGVSVKDLPIRWMVHNGYDVPRDMLQSSSDSESSSRASIDHSSSRNDAGQSFVSVLLGNVKDILGQKKDEYDYNKTSEDLSNRNTPGILKQYRYFLGRCGKQRLREARIQGVDYLILCLAGICLGTLAKVSDETFGALGYTYTVIAVCKYAHGFCHENACVFXSSDDVTCGCYAVALLCKIGALRSFTLDKINYWRERASGMSSLAYFMSKDTIDHFNTIVKPIVYLSMFYFFNNPRSSIWENYVVLLALVYCVTGIGYTFAIFFQPSSAQLWSALLPVVLTLIATQQKNTMYADLCYTKWALEAFVIANAQNYSGVWLITRCGSLVRSGYNIQHEILCIVVLIANGIVFRCVAFFCMVTFQKH from the exons ATGGCCTGGGTGGCGGCCATGCACCTGCTCCTCCTGtcgtccgccgcggccgccgcccgcgccagcATCGCCTTCGCCATCTACATGCCCCCGCGCCTCTCGCTCGAGgaggcctccgccggcggcgactacgacgaggacggcgccgccggaggggagggggacAAGGGTGCCCAGGCCATCGTGGGGAGCCCCATCGTGGCCGGAGCCATGAACAGGCGCCTCAAGGCGCTCACGTCCTCCTTCGCCAGGACCATCGGCAAGAAGCTCGACTACTGCATCAAGGACACGGAGACGGAGTGGAACGCGGCATTCGATTTCTCAAAGGACACAGCCTTCCTCACCAACTGCATGAAGGAGACCAAGG gAGACCTTCAGCAGCGCATCTGCACGGCCGCCGAGATGAGGTTCTACTTCGAGAGCTTGCTGGACAGCGGGGACAACGGGGAGATGAACTACGTGAGGCCCAACCTGAACTGCAACCTGTCGTCGTGGATCGACGGGTGCGAGCCCGGGTGGGCCTGCAGGGCCGGCGACGACCAGAAGATCGACCTCCAGAACTCCAAGGACATCCCTTACAGGGCCCTCAAGTGCCAGTCCTGCTGCCCGGGATTCTTCTGCCCCCATGGCCTCACCTGCATGATCC CTTGCCCTCTGGGTGCATACTGTCCAAGGTCCGACTTGAACGTTTCTACAGGCATCTGTGACCC ATACAACTACCAACCGCCCCCAGGGAACCCCAACCATACCTGCGGTGCTGCTGACATTTGGGCAGATGTGGTCACCACGGATGATATCTTCTGCCCACCTGGCTTCTACTGCCCCAGCACTATACAGAAACTCCCTTGTAGTAGTGG GTTCTATTGTAGGAAAGGGTCAACCTCACAAACTA GATGCTACAAGAAGAGCTCTTGTCCACCCAACTCTGCCACTCAGGACATCACAATATTTGGTGCACTGCTTGTG GTTGCTTCTTGTTTAGTCCTCGTGATCATTTACAACTTCTCCGGTCAGATCCTGACCAACCGTGAGAAAAGGCAAGCGAAATCCCGAGAGGCCGCTGCAAGGCATGCAAGAGAGACAGCGCAAGCTCGAGAGAGATGGAAATCAGCTAAAGATGTTGCCAAGAAGGCGGGCGTGGGTTTGCAGTCGCAATTGTCCCGCACCTTCTCGCGCAATAAGAAGCCTGGACAGGCACAGCCGGGACCGTCCAAAGTTGGAGATGCCGGTGGAAAGAAGAACAATCTCACTGACATGATACGCTCGCTTGAAGACAACCCGGAGAGCGACGAAGGATTCAACGTGGAAGTAGGGGATAAGGCTCTGAAAAAGCCCACGGGGAAACAGATGCACACTCGGAGCCAGATTTTCAAGTATGCCTATGGTCAGATCGAAAAGGAAAAGGCCATGCAGCAGGAGAACCATAACATGACCTTCTCAGGTGTGATATCAATGGCCAAAGACCATGATGTCAGTACGAGACCAGCCATTGAGATCGCCTTCAAGGACCTAACTCTAACATTGAAGGGCAGCAAGAAGAAGCTCTTGAGGTCAGTGACAGGAAAGCTCTCGCCTGGCCGTGTAGCTGCTGTCATGGGCCCGTCTGGTGCTGGGAAAACCACATTCCTGAGTGCCATTGCCGGTAAGGCAACTGGGTGTGAAACATCGGGTTTGGTACTTATAAATGGTAAAATAGAACCGATTCGTGGTTATAAGAAGATCATTGGCTTTGTTCCCCAAGATGATATCGTCCATGGTAACCTAACTGTCGAAGAAAACATCTGGTTCAATGCAAGATGCAG GCTCTCAGAAGACATGTCAAAGGCGGATAAGGTCCTCGTTGTGGAGAGGGTCATAGAGTCACTAGGATTGCAGGCAATTCGAGATTCTCTGGTTGGGACAGTGGAACAGCGTGGCATCTCCGGTGGCCAGCGCAAGAGAGTCAATGTCGGCCTCGAGATGGTGATGGAGCCCTCGGTGCTGATCTTGGATGAGCCAACGTCTGGTTTGGACAGTGCCTCATCCTTGCTTCTGCTCCGTGCCCTTCGCCGTGAAGCTCTCGAAGGTGTGAACATCTCCATGGTTGTTCATCAACCCAG TTACACGCTGTACAGAATGTTTGATGATCTGATACTTCTAGCCAAAGGGGGCATGACGGTGTACCACGGGCCTGTGAAGAAGGTGGAGGAGTACTTCTCAGGGCTGGGCATCGTTGTCCCAGAGCGCGTGAACCCACCGGACTACTACATTGACATCTTGGAGGGCATTGTGAAGCCCAACTTAAACCCAGGCGTCAGCGTGAAGGACCTGCCTATCAGATGGATGGTGCACAACGGGTATGATGTTCCACGAGATATGCTGCAGAGTTCTTCAGATTCAGAATCATCATCCAGAGCAAGCATCGATCATTCTTCGAGCCGCAACGATGCTGGGCAATCCTTTGTTTCAGTACTCTTGGGCAATGTTAAAGATATCCTCGGGCAGAAGAAGGATGAGTATGACTACAATAAGACTTCCGAAGATTTGTCGAACCGCAATACTCCTGGAATTCTAAAGCAGTACAGGTACTTCCTGGGAAG GTGTGGCAAGCAGAGGCTCCGGGAAGCGAGGATACAAGGAGTGGACTACTTGATACTTTGCCTTGCCGGGATATGTCTGGGGACACTGGCCAAAGTGAGCGACGAGACATTTGGAGCGCTGGGATACACATACACTGTCATTGCAGTCTGTAAGTATGCACATGGTTTCTGTCATGAGAATGCTTGTGTTT AGTCAAGTGATGATGTAACATGTGGTTGTTATGCTGTAGCCCTGCTCTGCAAAATTGGAGCCCTGAGATCGTTCACGCTTGACAAGATAAACTACTGGAGGGAGAGAGCCTCCGGGATGAGCTCCCTGGCCTACTTCATGTCCAAGGACACCATAGATCACTTCAACACCATCGTCAAGCCCATCGTCTACCTCTCCATGTTCTACTTTTTCAACAACCCCAGGTCGTCAATCTGGGAGAACTATGTCGTCCTCCTCGCGCTGGTCTACTGCGTCACCGGCATCGGCTACacctttgccatcttcttccAGCCAAGCTCTGCACAGTTG TGGTCAGCACTGCTCCCAGTTGTTTTGACCCTGATAGCAACTCAGCAGAAGAACACCATGTATGCCGATTTGTGCTACACAAAGTGGGCTCTGGAAGCGTTTGTCATTGCAAATGCACAGAA CTATTCCGGGGTGTGGCTAATAACACGGTGTGGCTCGCTGGTCAGGAGCGGCTACAACATCCAGCACGAGATTCTCTGTATAGTAGTCCTCATTGCTAATGGGATAGTCTTCCGCTGCGTAGCATTCTTCTGCATGGTCACCTTCCAGAAGCACTAA